One region of Quercus lobata isolate SW786 chromosome 2, ValleyOak3.0 Primary Assembly, whole genome shotgun sequence genomic DNA includes:
- the LOC115977735 gene encoding uncharacterized protein LOC115977735 — MAKQSQSALLSGFTEEEIETANTMLEFHQQFVEFKTHPQIQSWVGLKRRSKRLPRQSLGCFHFSLSSSPAFTHGGVEVGPTSSPTCKTEAATVAVKAGTLSPVTPLSFSLSSESDDKPKNALKFKIVKRKREDWLEITEGLTQSRDYLKREIGNAMRCYDGLKAFNLELKARKHEFCHGHMKENPYLEDGKRFKLAKGFVQVQPTVNSLINAQNQDHQQQIHSVVRQKLFIVNQRVQRSEIDEKLQHPINQMHSSLPTSPGFGYVVKNDVDPSSLPDLNVSIEDNVGAGSSGPFDLTVASRISYKAMAAQARQRRIQICRVKKLQCR; from the exons atggCAAAACAGAGCCAAAGCGCTTTACTCAGTGGCTTCACTGAGGAGGAGATTGAGACTGCTAATACCATGCTCGAGTTTCATCAACAATTCGTTGAATTCAAAACACACCCACAAATTCAGTCATGGGTCGGCCTTAAACGGAGATCTAAGAGACTTCCCAGACAATCATTGGGCTGTTTTCATTTCAGTTTGTCTTCTTCACCGGCGTTTACTCATGGCGGTGTTGAAGTGGGTCCTACTTCTAGTCCTACATGTAAGACTGAGGCTGCAACTGTGGCGGTCAAGGCTGGAACTTTGAGCCCCGTGACCCCTCTTTCATTCTCTCTCAGTAGTGAATCTGATGACAAGCCCAAGAACGCTCTGAAATTCAAAATCGTTAAAAGG AAGAGAGAGGACTGGTTGGAGATTACGGAGGGGTTAACTCAGAGCAGGGATTATCTAAAGagg GAGATAGGGAATGCAATGCGTTGTTACGATGGGCTGAAGGCTTTCAATTTGGAGTTGAAAGCAAGAAAACATGAG TTTTGTCATGGCCATATGAAGGAAAATCCATATTTGGAAGATGGCAAAAGGTTCAAGCTTGCAAAGGGTTTTGTTCAAGTGCAACCCACAGTCAACTCTCTCATCAATgctcaaaatcaagatcatcaACAGCAAATTCACAGTGTGGTTAGGCAGAAACTGTTCATTGTGAATCAGAGGGTTCAAAGATCAGAAATTGATGAGAAACTTCAACACCCAATTAACCAAATGCACTCCTCTCTGCCAACTAGTCCTGGATTTGGCTACGTGGTCAAGAACGATGTGGACCCATCTAGTCTTCCTGATCTTAACGTTTCTATAGAGGACAATGTTGGCGCGGGCTCTTCTGGACCTTTTGATCTCACAGTGGCCAGCAGGATTTCATATAAGGCTATGGCAGCACAAGCTAGACAGAGAAGGATACAGATCTGTAGGGTCAAGAAACTCCAGTGCCGCTAA